In a single window of the Oscarella lobularis chromosome 2, ooOscLobu1.1, whole genome shotgun sequence genome:
- the LOC136200087 gene encoding serine/threonine-protein kinase sgk-1-like, which translates to MAPEILREEEYNQSVDYWCLGIVSHELVNLASPFYRDTVNEIQDAILDEEYQPDPDSSVKMKKFLLEILQKDPSKRLGMIEERRPIRQHEYFEGIDWRAAEEGRLRPPVVPDSELPELPDKSATSLLSEEFAQRSKAAAVKLEEKIACSKTDNKMAARRFTI; encoded by the exons ATGGCGCCAGAG attCTGAGAGAAGAGGAGTACAACCAATCGGTTGACTACTGGTGTTTGGGAATCGTGTCCCATGAACTCGTGAATCTGGCG tcGCCCTTCTATCGCGACACTGTGAACGAAATCCAGGATGCAATCCTGGACGAAGAATACCAGCCGGATCCAGACTCCTCggtgaaaatgaagaaatttcttcttgag ATTCTACAGAAAGACCCATCGAAACGACTGGGAATGATCGAGGAGCGACGACCCATTCGTCAGCACGAATACTTTGAAGGAATCGATTGGAGGGCCGCGGAGGAAGGAAGGCTACGTCCGCCTGTCGTTCCAGATTCCGAATTACCTGAACTTCCTGACAAGTCCGCCACTTCACTACTTTCGGAAGAGTTTGCACAGCGCTCGAAAGCAGCGGCCGTCAAATTAGAAGAAAAGATCGCGTGCTCAAAAACTGACAACAAAATGGCTGCTCGGCGATTTACCATCTGA